The DNA region GGGGCGGAGGCCCGAATCGTCCGCAGCATCGGCGAGGCCATCGCCGACCGCCGTCTGCCGCCCGGCACCAAGCTGGCCGAGGAGAGCTTGGCCGAGGTGTTCGGCGTCAGCCGGGAGCGGGTGCGCAAGGTGCTGCTCCTGCTGGCGCAGCGGCGCGTGGTGACGCTGATTCCCAACCGCGGCGCCTTCGTCGCCAAGCCCACCGCGCGGGAGGCGCGCGAGGTGTTCGAGGCCCGCCGCGTGATCGAGCGCGCCGTGGTGGAGGCGCTGGAGCGCGACCCGCTGCCGGACGAGATGTCGGCGAAGCTGCGCGCCCATCTGGCGCGGGAGGAGGAGGCCGACCGGACCGGCGACCGCATGGCGCTGATCCGCCTGTCGGGCCAGTTCCACCAGCTGCTCGCCGACTTCGCCGGGAACGCCACGCTGGCCGGCATCCTGGCCGACCTGATCGACCGCTCCAGCCTCGCCATCGCGGCGTTCGAGCGGCGGTCCTCGCACTCCTGCTCCGCCACCGAGCACCGGCGCTTCGTCGAGGCGCTGGAGTCCGGCCCGCCCGGCGCGGCGATGCGGCTGATGATGGAGCATCTCGACGAGGTGGAGCGGCAGCTCGACCTCGACGCGCGGTCCGACGGCGCGGTCGATCTGAAATCCGTTTTCGCGGATCAGCCGATGGGCCGGACGTAAGAGCCTGTCCGAACGGCCGGAGGATAGCCCGGCCCTATCGACCGCATAGGGACAAAGGGCTGCTTCCGATGGGTTCGGCTCGCTATTATGCTGCCCGCCGCGACATCGAGGTGACCGACATCATGCAGCCCATTCCCAAGCCCGCCGACCATCCGCCGGTTCCCGCGCGCCGCGTCGGTGTGCTTCTGATGAATCTCGGGACGCCCGAGGCGACCGACTACTGGTCGATGCGCCGCTATTTGAAGGAGTTCCTGTCGGACCCCCGCGTGATCGAGGTGCCGAAGGCGGTGTGGTGGCCGGTGCTGAACGGCATCATCCTGACCGTGCGTCCGGGCAAGAGCGGCCATGCCTACAAAAGCATCTGGAACG from Azospirillum brasilense includes:
- a CDS encoding GntR family transcriptional regulator, whose protein sequence is MHNPRQHIEQRPCRHENCPERPPPRRPRAGEGAEARIVRSIGEAIADRRLPPGTKLAEESLAEVFGVSRERVRKVLLLLAQRRVVTLIPNRGAFVAKPTAREAREVFEARRVIERAVVEALERDPLPDEMSAKLRAHLAREEEADRTGDRMALIRLSGQFHQLLADFAGNATLAGILADLIDRSSLAIAAFERRSSHSCSATEHRRFVEALESGPPGAAMRLMMEHLDEVERQLDLDARSDGAVDLKSVFADQPMGRT